Below is a genomic region from Sediminitomix flava.
GTTAAGCCCTACCGCGCCGATGGTACTGCCGTAACAGGTGGGAGAGTAGGTCATTGCCAACCTTATTAAGGTAGCAAATGCTTTAGCAATAGCTACAAACAAAAGCTCAGTTAACACATGATGTTAGCTGAGCTTTTTTGTTTTATCTATGGTAATTTTTTCTATTACTCTCAGTTAATCAGTTACTTGTTTTAGGCTATTCTTAAATATTGAGGAATATTTGAAGCATAAAGAAAAGCATCTTTTTATTTTGGACGAATATTAACCCCAAGATATGAATTCATGAGAGCCTTATTTATTTTCATCACAATCAGTATTTTATCTTTATCCACTTCTTTTGCTCAGAGTCAAGTTTCAGATTTTGATTTCGGCTTTAAAGGAGGTCTCAACTTATCAAGAGAATCGAACTCTGTAGGAAATTCAAAGTTAGGAGTGAACCTCGGAGCTTATGCTGCTTACCCTTTAACTAACAATTTATTTGTACAAGCAGAAATGATGTATGCAAGCCAAGGTGAGCGTTATAAGACTGAGGGTATCGTTTTCAAAGACAAACTTAATTATCTACATTTTCCAGTAATGGCTAAGTATTATGTAGCTGATGGATTGAATTTGCAGTTTGGTCCACAGTTAGGTTTTATGTTAGTCGGAAAACAAAAAGTTGGAGATACTGTTACTAAAGCTAACGATAAATTTAATACAGTAGATTTTGCTTTTAACTTTGGAGCAGGTTATGAACTTGACAATGGTTTAGGATTTGAAGTGAGGTATTCGTTAGGGGTGACTGGAATTAAATCTTCAGATATAGATCCTAATCAAAAAAATAGAGTAACACAGTTTATGCTTACTTATAAATTGTCAGAGTTATTTTAATTATTCTAGTATTAGAATATGAATATTTCCTACTGTAATGAGCTGTTATGGTAGGAAATTTCTTTTTTATATCTTCGTGACACATTTTCGATAAGATAAGAATAGCATTTTAATAAGCATTACTTATACTAAGTACAACGACCAACAGTAAAAAGACTACTTATTTCACGACCATGTAAAAATATAAAGTGTCTATTTTACAAATTTAATATAACAATGCTTAAAAAGTTCAATGCTATTCCTTATATTATAAAAACATACATAGATAAATAAGTCAGTTAGTATACAGATTATCAGAGAACAACTCGTCATGCAACAACCAACTCGTTTATTTGATTTTCTTCATTACCAGAAAGAAAATTGTCCACAAGAAAAAGCCTTTGGGCACAAGTATAAAGGTGAATGGGTTCATTTTTCAACAGATGAAGCTATTGAAATTGCCAACAAAGTCAGTCGAGGGCTGATCAAGATGGGGGTAAAAGCAGGAGATAAAGTAGGGCTTGTAATTTACCAAAATAGACCTGAATGGGTTTTTATGGATATGGGAATATCACAAATTGGAGCGATCAATGTTCCGATGTACCCAACCATTAGCTCATCTGACTATAATTATATTTTGAATGATGCCGAAGTATCGTATTGTTTTGTCGGTAGAGATGATTTATATGACAAAGTAGCTGCGGTAAAAGACCAAGTGCCATCATTGAAAGAAATCTATACGTTTGATGAGCAAGAAGGACGTAAATTCTGGAAAGAGATTTTTTCAGATGAAGGTCAAGAAGAGGTAGAGCAAAGAATGGCTGCAGTTAAGGAAGAAGACTTAGCTACTTTGATCTATACTTCGGGAACTACAGGTCTTCCTAAAGGGGTAATGCTTTCGCATAAAAACATCGCATCAAATGCTTTGTCGGTAAAAGAAATTCCACCTTTAGCAGAAGGAAAAAGAATTTTGAGTTTCTTACCTCTTTGCCACATTTTTGAGCGTACTTGTACTTATTTCAGTATCGTTTTAGGTCTGAATATTACTTATACAAGTACAGATAACCTTGGTGGAGAAGATGGTGATATTCGTGCAGTACGTCCGCACTTCTTTACAACTGTACCACGTCTTTTGGAAAAAGTCTATGAAAAGATTTATAACAAAGGATTAGAGTTAGGTGGAATTAAAAGAGGTTTATTCTTCTGGGCATTGCGTTTGACAGAAGATTATGAGATTGGAAAAGAATATACAGGTCTTGCCAAGATCAAAAGAAATATAGCCGACAAGTTAATCTTCAGTAAATGGAGAGAGGCATTGGGTGGTGAAGTTCTTGGAATTTTGTCTGGAGCAGCTCCTCTGCCAGCTAAAATTGCTCAAGTATTTAATGCTGCAGGAATTATGGTGAGAGAGGGATATGGATTGACAGAAACTTCTCCAGGACTTACTATAGGTCTATTTAATGAACAAGGAGCTAGACTTGGATCAATTGGACCTGCTATTAGAGGTGTTGAAGTCGCTATTGATGAAGATCCTCAGAATTATGGAGCTGGTGAAGGTGAAGTTATTGCTACAGGTCCAAACATTATGATGGGCTATTACAATAGAGAAGATGCGACCAATGAAGTTATTTTTGAAAAAGATGGCAAACGTTGGTTCCGTACAGGAGATATCGGGAAGTTAGTAGATGGACCTAATGGTCAGAAGTTCTTGAAAATTACAGACCGTAAGAAAGAGCTTTTGAAAACTTCTGGAGGTAAATATGTAGCTCCTGCACCTATTGAGAGTAAGTTTAAAGAAGACTTCAATGTAGAGCAAATGATGGTTGTTGGTGAAGGTAAAAAATTCGTTTCAGCCTTGATTGTTCCGAATGAAGAAGCACTACATGCTTGGTGTAATCATAAGCATGTTCCATTCAACTCATTGGAAGAAGCAATAAAACATCCGAAGGTAATCGATAAATACCAAAGAATTGTAGATGGCTTGAACCCTCAATTCAGTAAGATTGAACAAGTGAAAAAATTTGTATTGATCTCTGAACAATGGGAAGCTGAAAAAGCAGATGGTTCTGAAGCAGAACTTACACCTACAATGAAAATGAAGCGTCGTGTAATTCGTAAGAAGTACAAAGATGTCATTGATGGTATTTATGGTGTAACAGAAGAGCAAGAGCAACAAGCTTAGTATTTTCTTCGTGAAATCATAAAATGGAAAAAGCACGACTCTTTAGTAAAGACCTAAAGAGCGTGCTTTTCTTTCTTTATAAACTAGTTTGTTTATCTGCCTTCTTCGTAGGAACTACTATCACCTCCTGTATCGTTGTCGGCACTATCTTCTCCATCGCTAGAGTCATCCTCACTATCATCGTCTTCATCACCATCGGCAGTATCATCACCGTCAGTGTCTCCGTTATCATCGGAATCGTCATCTCCATTTTCACCTACATCCATAATTTGTCCTCTTAATAAACCATCGGGAAGTAGAGAGCTAAATACAGCTATGTAAGAAGATGCTTCTGTAATGATGATTGAAGTTTCGGGTTCAAGTTCTAATGCACCACTCACACTAAGTCCTGTACTGTCGGAAGTAAATGTACTATCGGGTGAAAGGTCTAAAACAAGATCACCTGTTTCTCCTGTAATTCCTTCATAAATACCCGCCGAACTAAGTGTGTCATCCGTTTGAAGATCAAGTACGCTGAGATCATAGTATAGTGTATGATCGTCTGTGAGTCTGAGAATAGCTGTACCTGTTTCACTTCGTCCACTTACCGAAGGAATCACCTCTTCTGTAGTCAGTGCAATATCTTCTGCGTAGGTGATTTCAACATCTAGTTGTCCTCTTAATAAACCCGATTCAGCTTCTGAAGAATGTACATTGATATAATATGAACCATCCATGAGTGAGTCGGCTTGCTCTTTAGTGAGTTCTAACGTATTCTCAAAGAAACCATTTTCATCGAAGGTCATAGAATCTCCATCTACCAATGTGATAAATATTCCACCATTTTCAATCGGATTACCAAAATGAATATGTGCATTGGTCAATATATCTGATGAAGAGAGATCATTGACTTGAATTTCGTATTTCAGTGTATTTCCATACTGAAGGTAAAGTGTTGCAGTACCACTTTCCATACGATCAGCTACTGCAGGAACTTGGAAAGAAGGTGAAATTTCTACATCCCAAGACATGATAATTTGAGGAATGATCTCAGAGTTTTCATTGATTTGTCCACGTACGAGACCATCAGGTAATTGAGAACTGCTTACTTGGATATAACTAGACCCATGCTTGATGGTTTCTAAGATCTCAGTATCATCTACTTGGACTTTACTGCAAAGAACTCCTTCTTCATTGAATGTACTATCCATTGTCAGATCAACTAGTAAATCACCAGTTTCATCAGACATACCTGCATAAATTCCTGCAATGGTGAGCGTATCTCCAGATGCCAAATTATCTACAGTAAGTTTTGTATAAATCGCATTACTTTTAGCAATTCTGAAAACAGCATCTCCTGTTTCTGTTCTGCTCCCGACACTATCAATTACTTGTTCGTAACTCATCGGAATATCGGCAGCAAGTACGATTTCTTCGTCAATTTGCCCTCTGACAAGTCCCGATTCAGCCTCCATACTGTGTACATTAATGTATAAGGCATCATTCATGAGTGACTTGGCTTCCTCTTTAGTGAGTTGAATGGTATCTTCAAAAATACCTTCTTCATCAAACATTGAAATACTATCATTTGCAACGAGCGTGATAACGACCTCTCCATTTTGGACAGGACTACCACTATGAATATGTGCAACCGTAAGTTGATCTGAACCACTGAGGTCGTCTACGGATAGCTTGTAAGCTAAGGTATAATCATTGAAGAGTGTGAGTTCGGCAGAGCCTGTTTCTTCTCTATCTGTAAGGGCAGGAACTTGCATTTGGGCAGAAAGAAGAACATCAAGCTCAAAGATGGCTTCTTGTGGAATAGAAGAAATATTACCATCAATTTGTCCTCTCATTAGTCCATCAGGATAAGTTGATGAAGTAACGTTGATATATGCAGCCACATTTTTAATGCTATTGGCAACATCTTCTTCCAAGTCAATTACACTGATAAGAGACTGACTACTATCAAATGCCGATTCGGCAGTGAGGTCGACTAAAGTATCTCCAACTTCGCCTTCTGCACCTTCATTTATTGTAGCTGTCATTAAAGTATCGGGGCTTGAAAGGTCTGATACTTCAATCTTTGTATAGAGTTTATTTTCTACTGTCAAACGAAGGTAAGCTTCTCCTGTTTCAGTAAGATCTTCAATGGCTGGAACCTGATTGGCTGGTAAAAGTTCTACATCTGCGGCTGAAGCAATTTTTTCATCTACTTGTCCACGTAGTAATCCATCGGGCTCTTCTTCAGATGAAATAGAGATGTAGTAAGCTTCGTTTTGGAGATTATTCGCTTCTGCTTCGGTAAGCTGAAGAGTGTCAATGATATTCGCATCTTTATCGAAAAGTAAACTATCACCGTCTACTAAGGCAATAAACTCTTCTCCATTTTCAACAGGGTTTCCTGCATTGATTTGTGCAGAAGTCAGACTATCGGTATCAGCTAGTCCTGTCACGGAAATTTCGTAAGCTAGTCGGAAGTCTGTGAGTAATGTCAGTTTAGCTGATGCAGTTTCATCCCGATCTGAAATACCTGGGATGAGCATTTGAGGACTGAGAGAAATTGTCCATTCTTGAAGTACATCAGAAGCTTCGGATTGGTTGGCAACAACAGCATCGTCTTCGTCTTTTTCACAGGACACACCTATCCCACAACACACAATGAGAAGTGTGATCCTAAAGATCCATTTTTTCATAGTTGTTTTTTAAGGTTACTAGTAGTGAATGATATCGCTGTAGCAAAGTTTGTTTTTCTTAAGCCAGAGTGAGCCACAGCAAAAATGAAAGAAGTAGCAGCTGTTACTTACAATTCTCTCTACAATTATTTATGTCAAATAGTTGCTGAAATAGTACAATTTTCGAATTTATTCATCAAGAATATTTCAAAATAGCCTTAGAATCAGAATATTTTATGGATAAAGTGTGATGTAAGTTTAGTCTAAAAAAGAATATTCAAATTGGGTTTATCTGCAGTTTTTCAATTCCATATGTTGTACCGATTTAGGGATTGGGCTTTCTACACCTTCATCGGTAATCGCGTGTTGATAACTTTCTGAAATTGGAAGAACACCAGCCCAAATTGGAAGTTCATAGTCTTCTTTTTCATCTGAAGGCATTCCAGCTCGACTTTTTGAGACAAAATATTCTGCCTCAAAAGCTAAAATAAATGTTGCTTTCAGTTCATTTTCGGATGGTTCTCTGACTTCTTCCCATCTCCCTTTAAGCATTTGATCTGAAATAGCTTTTAATGCGATGACTTTTTCTTCGGGATCGGAGATAACCTCAACTTTTCCTGTAACCACAACAGATCTGTAATTGAGCGAGTGATGGTAAGCTGAACGTGCTAAAACCAATCCATCCAAAATTGAGACCGTCATAGAGGCAATGCCTTTTTCCAAAATTCCATTTATCATACCATTTTTGATGGCTCCATGGATATAGATTTTCTTTCCGATTCTTCCGTAAGCTGTAGGAAGAACGACAGGGATTCCTTCTCTTTCGCTAGAAAGGTAGCCGACAAAATGAGCATCAAGAATTTCACTTACTTTTTCCCATGAATGATCTGAGAGATGTCCGCCTCTTTTTACTCGATGAATTTGTTCGAGATTTTTCATTTTGCTATCAGTTTTAAGAGTTTGTGTGATTTGTATTTCTTTTTACAAAGGTGTTAATTGATTGGATTATTAAACTATACCAAAAATCAATTAGTAAGTATACCAGATGTTACCCTTCAGTAATTTGATTCAGATTGATAGAGAAAGTTCAGAGGTTGTCTACAGACAGATTTACAGACAATTTATTCAATTGATAAAAGACGGCGTTTTGCAGGCAGGTACAAAACTTCCTTCTACAAGAGAATTAGCAAAATCTTTGAAGGTAAACAGGATGACTTTAATGTTGGCATTGGATGAGTTGGAAAGTCAAGATTGGGTAGAATCGAAGGCTAGAAAAGGGATTTTTATTTCTTCAAGTCTTCCAATGAATAGAGCCGTAGCACTAGGGGAAAGTGAAAGAGAAAAAAGTAAAACGACAGGATTTCAGATTCCAGAGCAGATATATTTTCGTCAGCATCAGCCGCAACCTTATTTGAGAAAATTGGATGAAGGTTTACCCGATGTCAGATTAGCCCCTTTGAAAGAGTTAGGTCAAAACTATAAACAGATTTTGGGAAGTGCTTCTCATCAGAAATTATTGAGTTATGGTTCAGCACTTGGCGATGATTTACTGAGAGAAGAATTAGTGAAATTTCTGAATGATAGCAGAGGCTTACATACTTCTTATGAACAGTTGGCAATTGTAAGGGGAAGTCAAATGGCACTTCGGATGTTAAGTGAA
It encodes:
- a CDS encoding porin family protein, which gives rise to MRALFIFITISILSLSTSFAQSQVSDFDFGFKGGLNLSRESNSVGNSKLGVNLGAYAAYPLTNNLFVQAEMMYASQGERYKTEGIVFKDKLNYLHFPVMAKYYVADGLNLQFGPQLGFMLVGKQKVGDTVTKANDKFNTVDFAFNFGAGYELDNGLGFEVRYSLGVTGIKSSDIDPNQKNRVTQFMLTYKLSELF
- a CDS encoding AMP-dependent synthetase/ligase, which gives rise to MQQPTRLFDFLHYQKENCPQEKAFGHKYKGEWVHFSTDEAIEIANKVSRGLIKMGVKAGDKVGLVIYQNRPEWVFMDMGISQIGAINVPMYPTISSSDYNYILNDAEVSYCFVGRDDLYDKVAAVKDQVPSLKEIYTFDEQEGRKFWKEIFSDEGQEEVEQRMAAVKEEDLATLIYTSGTTGLPKGVMLSHKNIASNALSVKEIPPLAEGKRILSFLPLCHIFERTCTYFSIVLGLNITYTSTDNLGGEDGDIRAVRPHFFTTVPRLLEKVYEKIYNKGLELGGIKRGLFFWALRLTEDYEIGKEYTGLAKIKRNIADKLIFSKWREALGGEVLGILSGAAPLPAKIAQVFNAAGIMVREGYGLTETSPGLTIGLFNEQGARLGSIGPAIRGVEVAIDEDPQNYGAGEGEVIATGPNIMMGYYNREDATNEVIFEKDGKRWFRTGDIGKLVDGPNGQKFLKITDRKKELLKTSGGKYVAPAPIESKFKEDFNVEQMMVVGEGKKFVSALIVPNEEALHAWCNHKHVPFNSLEEAIKHPKVIDKYQRIVDGLNPQFSKIEQVKKFVLISEQWEAEKADGSEAELTPTMKMKRRVIRKKYKDVIDGIYGVTEEQEQQA
- a CDS encoding CHRD domain-containing protein; translated protein: MKKWIFRITLLIVCCGIGVSCEKDEDDAVVANQSEASDVLQEWTISLSPQMLIPGISDRDETASAKLTLLTDFRLAYEISVTGLADTDSLTSAQINAGNPVENGEEFIALVDGDSLLFDKDANIIDTLQLTEAEANNLQNEAYYISISSEEEPDGLLRGQVDEKIASAADVELLPANQVPAIEDLTETGEAYLRLTVENKLYTKIEVSDLSSPDTLMTATINEGAEGEVGDTLVDLTAESAFDSSQSLISVIDLEEDVANSIKNVAAYINVTSSTYPDGLMRGQIDGNISSIPQEAIFELDVLLSAQMQVPALTDREETGSAELTLFNDYTLAYKLSVDDLSGSDQLTVAHIHSGSPVQNGEVVITLVANDSISMFDEEGIFEDTIQLTKEEAKSLMNDALYINVHSMEAESGLVRGQIDEEIVLAADIPMSYEQVIDSVGSRTETGDAVFRIAKSNAIYTKLTVDNLASGDTLTIAGIYAGMSDETGDLLVDLTMDSTFNEEGVLCSKVQVDDTEILETIKHGSSYIQVSSSQLPDGLVRGQINENSEIIPQIIMSWDVEISPSFQVPAVADRMESGTATLYLQYGNTLKYEIQVNDLSSSDILTNAHIHFGNPIENGGIFITLVDGDSMTFDENGFFENTLELTKEQADSLMDGSYYINVHSSEAESGLLRGQLDVEITYAEDIALTTEEVIPSVSGRSETGTAILRLTDDHTLYYDLSVLDLQTDDTLSSAGIYEGITGETGDLVLDLSPDSTFTSDSTGLSVSGALELEPETSIIITEASSYIAVFSSLLPDGLLRGQIMDVGENGDDDSDDNGDTDGDDTADGDEDDDSEDDSSDGEDSADNDTGGDSSSYEEGR
- a CDS encoding pyridoxamine 5'-phosphate oxidase family protein: MKNLEQIHRVKRGGHLSDHSWEKVSEILDAHFVGYLSSEREGIPVVLPTAYGRIGKKIYIHGAIKNGMINGILEKGIASMTVSILDGLVLARSAYHHSLNYRSVVVTGKVEVISDPEEKVIALKAISDQMLKGRWEEVREPSENELKATFILAFEAEYFVSKSRAGMPSDEKEDYELPIWAGVLPISESYQHAITDEGVESPIPKSVQHMELKNCR